From a region of the Hymenobacter jejuensis genome:
- a CDS encoding pyruvate dehydrogenase complex dihydrolipoamide acetyltransferase: MAEIIRMPKMSDTMTEGTIAAWLKKVGDQVKSGDILAEVETDKATMELENYEDGTLLYIGPKEKDAVPVDGVLAIVGKEGEDISGLLSGAQGGSAAPAPQAEAAPAPAAPQPAPVPAPAAAPVAAAPASAAAPAGNGKKATVIRMPKMSDTMTEGTIASWLKKVGDKVKSGDVLAEVETDKATMELENYDDGTLLYIGPKEGEAVAVDGVLAIIGEEGADVQALLGGQSGGAAAPAAAPAAPAEATSAATTSQAAPAEAATTAQTGGRLLASPLAKRIAKDKGIDISQVKGSGDNGRIISRDVESFQPGAAQPAAAPVPQAAPTAQPAAAPAPQAAAPAAAPAATPAEGTYTDTPVSQMRKVIARRLSESLFTAPHFYLTMEILMDRAMEVRTQLNTLSPVKLSFNDMVIKACAVALKQHPVINSSWLGDKIRQNKVVNIGVAVAVDEGLLVPVVRNADGKGLSAIATEVKELAGKAKSKKLQPAEWEGSTFTISNLGMFGIEEFTAIINPPDACILAVGGIKQTAVVKDGQLAIGNVMKVTLSCDHRVVDGATGSAFLQTLKSLLEDPMRMLI; this comes from the coding sequence ATGGCCGAAATCATAAGAATGCCCAAGATGAGCGATACGATGACCGAAGGGACCATCGCCGCCTGGCTCAAAAAAGTGGGTGATCAAGTTAAATCTGGGGATATCCTAGCGGAAGTGGAAACCGATAAGGCGACCATGGAGCTGGAAAATTATGAAGACGGCACGCTGCTTTACATCGGGCCGAAAGAGAAGGATGCCGTGCCCGTGGATGGGGTATTGGCCATTGTTGGGAAGGAAGGCGAGGACATTTCGGGCTTGCTGAGCGGTGCACAGGGCGGTAGTGCAGCTCCGGCGCCGCAAGCCGAAGCCGCGCCTGCTCCCGCGGCTCCGCAACCAGCACCAGTTCCGGCACCGGCCGCAGCACCTGTAGCTGCTGCACCAGCATCGGCTGCCGCGCCGGCCGGCAACGGCAAAAAAGCCACCGTCATCCGAATGCCCAAGATGAGCGACACGATGACGGAAGGAACCATCGCTTCGTGGCTGAAAAAAGTAGGCGACAAAGTAAAATCCGGCGACGTACTGGCCGAAGTCGAGACCGACAAAGCCACGATGGAACTGGAAAACTACGACGACGGCACGTTGCTTTACATCGGGCCGAAAGAAGGCGAAGCAGTAGCCGTAGACGGTGTGTTGGCCATCATTGGTGAGGAAGGTGCTGATGTACAAGCACTTCTGGGCGGCCAATCGGGCGGGGCGGCTGCTCCGGCTGCGGCCCCAGCTGCACCCGCGGAAGCAACTTCTGCTGCCACCACCAGCCAAGCTGCACCAGCCGAAGCGGCAACAACTGCTCAAACGGGTGGCCGCTTGCTGGCCTCACCGCTTGCCAAGCGTATTGCCAAAGACAAAGGCATCGACATCAGCCAGGTAAAAGGCTCGGGCGACAACGGCCGCATTATTTCCCGCGACGTGGAGAGCTTCCAGCCCGGCGCTGCGCAGCCCGCTGCCGCGCCCGTACCGCAAGCCGCGCCAACAGCACAGCCCGCCGCTGCTCCGGCTCCGCAAGCCGCCGCACCGGCTGCTGCTCCAGCTGCGACGCCCGCCGAAGGCACCTATACCGACACGCCCGTGTCGCAGATGCGTAAGGTTATCGCTCGCCGCCTGTCGGAGAGCCTGTTCACGGCGCCGCATTTCTATCTGACGATGGAAATCCTGATGGACCGCGCCATGGAAGTACGCACACAGCTCAACACGCTGTCGCCGGTGAAGCTGTCGTTCAACGACATGGTTATTAAGGCGTGCGCTGTCGCCCTGAAGCAACACCCGGTTATCAACTCTTCGTGGCTAGGCGACAAAATCCGTCAGAACAAAGTCGTAAACATTGGGGTGGCCGTAGCCGTGGACGAAGGTCTGCTGGTGCCTGTAGTGCGCAATGCCGACGGCAAAGGCCTTTCGGCGATTGCTACGGAAGTAAAAGAACTGGCCGGCAAAGCCAAGAGCAAGAAGCTGCAACCCGCTGAGTGGGAGGGAAGTACCTTTACCATCTCCAACTTGGGCATGTTCGGTATTGAAGAATTCACGGCCATCATCAACCCACCGGATGCTTGCATCTTGGCCGTGGGGGGCATCAAGCAGACGGCGGTCGTGAAAGATGGGCAGCTGGCCATTGGCAACGTGATGAAAGTGACCCTGTCGTGCGACCACCGCGTGGTGGACGGCGCAACCGGTTCTGCTTTCCTGCAAACCTTGAAGAGCCTGCTCGAAGATCCGATGCGCATGCTCATCTGA
- a CDS encoding histidine phosphatase family protein, translating to MSVKKIYLIRHGQTDFNVRGIVQGSGVDSDLNETGRRQAARFFAAYKHVPFDKVYTSTLRRTQQSVQGFLNLGLAHEKNAGLNEISWGIREGTRITAEEDEEYHHVLEQWTQGNTAISLTGGESPDDVAARQRAFIDLLLSRPEEETVLVCMHGRAMRVLLCQLLNYPLSFMDAFEHRNLCLYKLHYTGNMFTVRNFLDVNHLIEHG from the coding sequence GTGAGCGTCAAAAAAATCTACCTCATCCGGCACGGTCAAACGGATTTTAATGTCCGCGGCATCGTGCAAGGCAGCGGCGTCGACTCCGATCTCAACGAAACCGGACGGCGCCAGGCCGCCCGCTTCTTTGCGGCTTATAAACACGTGCCCTTCGATAAAGTCTACACCTCTACGCTCAGGCGCACCCAGCAGTCGGTGCAAGGCTTTCTGAATCTGGGACTTGCGCACGAGAAAAATGCCGGCCTCAACGAGATCAGCTGGGGCATCCGAGAGGGCACACGCATCACGGCCGAGGAAGACGAGGAATACCATCACGTGCTTGAGCAATGGACGCAGGGCAACACCGCCATCAGCCTCACCGGCGGCGAAAGCCCCGATGACGTGGCGGCCCGCCAACGCGCCTTTATCGACTTGCTGTTATCGCGCCCCGAGGAGGAAACCGTGCTCGTGTGCATGCACGGCCGCGCCATGCGCGTCTTGCTCTGTCAGCTACTCAATTACCCGCTCAGCTTCATGGATGCGTTCGAACATCGTAACTTGTGCTTGTACAAGCTGCATTACACCGGCAATATGTTCACGGTGCGTAACTTCTTGGACGTTAATCACTTAATCGAACATGGGTAA
- a CDS encoding TonB-dependent receptor — protein MKENLLAITLCLASATAFGQGQALNGQVLDAAGRPVIGATVVEKGTNNGTATGGDGRFTLRARTASPRLVISSIGFSAQEVEGGGEQISVRLAEATTSLGAVQVVGSRSQNRSVTDSPSPVDIIDLREVTTKTGQLDVNQLLQFVAPSFNSNRQTGSDGADHVDPATLRGLGPDQTLVLVNGKRQHQSALVNLFGTRGRGNTGTDLNVIPAASIERIEILRDGAAAQYGSDAIAGVINIVLKSSVKELTANVNYGAYDAKYRRDDKKFDGGNFNANVNYGVGIGDKGGFINATLDYNQREHTQRANVPAPDGLARREYGDPQISNASAYINSKFALSDKAHIYVFGGGNKRKGDAYAWTRFAGDDRNVPAIYPNGFDPIITSDIVDASGVVGVHTALGGWELDLSNNFGSNRFHYGVKNTLNASLGASSPTSFDAGGFQLQQDVVSLGLTRNYKTVLQGLNVAAGAEWRREWYSLFAGEEASYRNYDPTVTGGSQGFPGFQPSDVIKADRDNFGAYVDAELSVTQRWLLAAALRYEHYSDFGSTLNYKASTRFNLTDFLTLRGTYSTGFRAPSLAQINFNSTFTNFINGTPVEVLLARNNSAVTQKLGIPSLKQETSNSANIGLTSRIGSSLSLTLDGYYIKVKDRVVLTTQFSADDPVIGPDLQALNVDQAQFFANAADTRSLGLDVVLNHTATLGEGRLNSTLAANFNHLRIDRVRTSGRLAGREDDFFGPREQAFVKASAPPSKINLTFDYQVGRFGTLVRFVRFDKLTLIDWNGDPMKYDSRVTTDLTVNYALTNHLQLIVGSSNLFNRYPTLFDPQLTETGGAWDPVQMGSNGRFYFAKLQARF, from the coding sequence ATGAAAGAGAATCTACTGGCAATAACGTTGTGTTTGGCTAGCGCAACGGCTTTTGGGCAGGGGCAAGCCCTGAACGGGCAAGTGTTAGACGCTGCGGGCCGGCCTGTAATCGGGGCCACCGTGGTAGAAAAGGGCACCAACAACGGTACGGCCACGGGCGGCGATGGACGCTTTACGCTACGCGCTCGCACTGCCAGCCCTCGGCTGGTCATCAGCTCCATCGGCTTCAGCGCGCAGGAAGTGGAAGGCGGAGGCGAGCAGATCAGCGTGCGATTGGCGGAAGCCACAACCAGCCTCGGCGCAGTGCAGGTGGTGGGCTCGCGCAGCCAAAACCGCTCAGTCACCGATTCGCCTTCGCCGGTGGATATCATCGACTTGCGGGAAGTTACTACCAAAACTGGTCAGCTCGATGTAAACCAACTGCTTCAGTTCGTAGCGCCGTCGTTTAACTCTAACCGCCAGACCGGCTCCGATGGCGCCGACCACGTAGACCCCGCCACCCTGCGCGGGCTCGGTCCCGACCAGACCTTGGTGCTCGTGAATGGCAAGCGCCAACACCAGTCGGCGCTGGTGAACCTGTTTGGCACGCGCGGCCGCGGCAATACCGGTACCGACCTAAACGTGATTCCGGCAGCTTCCATCGAACGCATTGAGATTCTGCGCGATGGGGCCGCGGCGCAATACGGCTCCGATGCCATTGCGGGCGTCATCAACATCGTGCTGAAAAGCTCGGTGAAGGAGCTGACAGCCAACGTCAACTACGGTGCCTACGACGCCAAATACCGTCGTGACGACAAAAAATTCGATGGCGGCAACTTCAACGCCAACGTCAATTACGGCGTCGGGATAGGAGACAAGGGCGGATTTATCAACGCGACCCTCGACTACAATCAGCGCGAACATACTCAGCGCGCCAACGTGCCGGCTCCCGACGGGCTGGCCCGCCGCGAATACGGCGACCCGCAGATATCCAATGCGTCGGCGTACATCAACTCGAAGTTTGCGCTCAGCGACAAAGCGCACATTTACGTGTTTGGCGGCGGCAACAAACGCAAAGGCGACGCCTACGCCTGGACGCGTTTTGCCGGCGACGACCGCAACGTGCCGGCCATTTACCCCAACGGCTTCGACCCCATCATCACCAGCGACATTGTGGATGCTTCTGGCGTGGTAGGCGTACACACGGCGCTAGGTGGCTGGGAACTGGATTTGAGCAACAACTTCGGCTCCAACCGTTTTCACTACGGCGTAAAGAATACGCTAAATGCCTCATTAGGAGCTAGTTCGCCTACATCCTTCGATGCCGGTGGTTTTCAGCTACAGCAAGATGTGGTAAGCCTGGGCCTGACGCGCAACTACAAAACCGTGCTGCAAGGCCTCAACGTAGCAGCCGGAGCCGAATGGCGCCGCGAGTGGTATTCATTGTTTGCGGGCGAAGAAGCTTCTTACCGTAACTATGACCCCACCGTAACGGGCGGCTCACAGGGCTTTCCTGGCTTTCAACCCAGCGACGTAATCAAGGCCGACCGCGACAACTTCGGGGCCTACGTGGATGCGGAACTGAGCGTAACGCAGCGCTGGCTGTTGGCCGCGGCCCTGCGCTACGAGCACTACAGCGACTTTGGCAGCACGCTCAACTACAAAGCGTCTACCCGCTTCAATCTCACCGACTTCCTGACCCTGCGTGGCACGTACAGCACGGGATTTAGGGCACCCTCGCTGGCCCAGATCAACTTCAACTCCACCTTTACCAACTTCATCAACGGTACGCCGGTGGAAGTACTGCTGGCCCGCAACAACAGCGCCGTTACGCAAAAACTGGGCATCCCGAGTCTGAAGCAGGAAACCTCCAACAGCGCCAACATCGGCCTCACCAGCCGCATTGGCTCTTCGCTCAGCCTGACCTTGGATGGCTACTACATCAAGGTAAAAGACCGTGTGGTGCTGACGACGCAATTTTCGGCCGATGACCCTGTGATTGGGCCTGATTTGCAGGCGCTTAACGTCGATCAGGCGCAGTTCTTTGCCAATGCTGCCGATACGCGCTCGCTGGGCCTCGATGTAGTGCTCAATCATACGGCCACCTTAGGAGAAGGCCGTCTTAACTCCACGCTGGCAGCCAATTTCAACCACTTGCGCATCGACCGCGTCCGGACTTCGGGCCGCTTGGCCGGGCGGGAAGACGACTTCTTTGGGCCGCGCGAGCAGGCTTTTGTGAAGGCTTCGGCGCCACCTTCCAAAATCAACCTCACCTTCGATTATCAGGTGGGCCGGTTTGGTACGCTGGTGCGGTTTGTTCGGTTCGACAAGCTGACGCTCATCGACTGGAATGGCGACCCGATGAAGTACGATTCGCGCGTCACCACGGACCTGACGGTTAACTACGCGCTCACCAACCACTTGCAGCTAATTGTGGGTAGTTCCAACCTTTTCAACCGCTATCCGACGCTGTTTGATCCGCAACTCACCGAAACCGGCGGCGCCTGGGACCCCGTGCAGATGGGGTCCAACGGTCGGTTTTACTTTGCTAAATTGCAGGCCCGTTTCTAA
- the hslV gene encoding ATP-dependent protease subunit HslV: MKIRSTTVLGVRHNGEIALGADGQATMDKHVAKSNVRKVRKLQDGKVVTGFAGSTADAFMLLDKFEEKLGSYNGQLRRAAIELAKEWRKDQYLRKLEAMMVVADKDELLIIAGTGDVLEPDSDVAAIGSGAMYAQAAALALKKHAPHLTARQMVEDALHIAADICIYTNHNLMIEQPS; the protein is encoded by the coding sequence ATGAAAATCCGCTCCACTACCGTGCTCGGCGTGCGCCACAACGGCGAAATTGCCCTCGGCGCCGACGGGCAGGCTACTATGGATAAACACGTGGCCAAGAGCAACGTACGCAAGGTGCGCAAGCTTCAGGATGGCAAAGTCGTGACAGGCTTTGCCGGCTCCACTGCCGACGCCTTCATGCTGCTCGATAAGTTTGAAGAAAAGCTGGGCAGCTACAATGGCCAACTGCGGCGGGCAGCCATCGAGCTAGCCAAGGAATGGCGTAAAGATCAGTACCTGAGGAAGTTAGAGGCTATGATGGTAGTAGCCGATAAAGACGAGCTGCTCATCATTGCCGGCACCGGCGACGTGCTGGAGCCCGACTCCGACGTAGCCGCTATCGGCTCGGGCGCCATGTATGCTCAAGCCGCCGCGCTTGCCCTCAAGAAGCACGCCCCGCATCTCACGGCCCGCCAAATGGTGGAAGATGCCCTGCACATCGCCGCCGACATCTGCATTTACACCAACCACAACCTGATGATTGAGCAGCCTAGCTAG
- a CDS encoding STM3941 family protein — MTEDLIYYNSRKRYVLLTLVSLVFVAVGVFLIVKKGNWGQGMITIIFFGAGVAVGARQFLDTRPRLQITDEGILDRTLGVGLIPWTEITYAYVRAINHEYFICLQVRDEQAYLGRLSPLKRRLANANEALGFTPISINLSGVDLNPEQLLEYILKQSAAAHLQHPGLPPNS; from the coding sequence ATGACCGAAGACCTGATTTACTACAACTCCCGCAAGCGTTATGTGCTGTTGACCTTAGTTTCGCTGGTGTTTGTTGCCGTGGGGGTATTTTTGATCGTGAAAAAAGGCAACTGGGGCCAGGGAATGATAACCATCATCTTCTTCGGAGCCGGTGTTGCCGTGGGAGCCCGGCAATTCTTGGATACCCGCCCGAGGCTGCAAATCACGGATGAGGGCATCCTGGATCGCACCCTGGGCGTAGGTTTGATTCCGTGGACTGAAATTACGTACGCGTATGTACGGGCCATAAATCACGAATATTTTATCTGTCTGCAGGTACGCGATGAACAGGCCTATTTAGGTCGTCTGTCGCCGCTGAAGCGCAGACTGGCGAATGCCAACGAGGCCTTGGGCTTCACACCTATTTCGATAAACCTAAGCGGCGTTGACCTCAACCCGGAGCAGCTTCTGGAGTATATCCTGAAGCAGAGTGCTGCCGCGCACCTTCAACACCCCGGATTACCGCCTAATTCGTAG
- a CDS encoding hotdog fold thioesterase yields MTQPTHDLAQLNAWCRNTLGEHLGIELTEVGDKYIVGRMPVDRRTHQPMGLLHGGASVALAETLGSIGATLQVDIREKACVGLEINANHLKGVHSGFVVGRASALHVGRSTQVWEIRITHEESGALVCISRITMAVIDLPNKSASPKA; encoded by the coding sequence ATGACACAGCCCACCCACGATCTCGCTCAACTTAACGCCTGGTGCCGCAATACGCTGGGCGAGCATTTGGGCATCGAACTCACGGAAGTAGGTGACAAATACATTGTGGGGCGCATGCCCGTCGATCGCCGCACGCACCAGCCGATGGGACTGCTGCACGGCGGGGCGTCGGTGGCACTGGCCGAAACGCTGGGTAGCATTGGCGCTACCCTTCAGGTTGATATACGGGAAAAGGCGTGTGTAGGGCTGGAAATCAATGCCAATCACCTGAAAGGCGTGCACTCGGGCTTTGTGGTAGGCCGGGCCTCGGCGCTGCACGTGGGCCGTAGCACCCAGGTGTGGGAAATCCGGATTACGCACGAAGAAAGCGGGGCGCTCGTGTGCATCAGCCGCATCACAATGGCCGTGATCGATCTGCCCAACAAATCGGCTTCCCCAAAAGCATGA
- a CDS encoding deoxyhypusine synthase family protein — translation MNVTNFLKHHYRHFNAAALIDAAEGYNKHLADGGKMMITLAGAMSTAEMGIQLAELIRQDKVQIISCTGANLEEDIFNLVAHDFYERVPNYRDLTPADEQALLERHMNRVTDTCIPEEEAMRRLEHSVLKFWEKADKAGERYFPHEFFYQILKSGELEQYYQIDPKDSWMLAAAEKNLPIICPGWEDSTLGNIFAGHVISGDIKNVHTVRTGIEYMIYLADWYTQQATDESPVGFFQIGGGIAGDFPICVVPMLHQDLQRTSVPLWGYFCQISDSTTSYGSYSGAVPNEKITWGKLGQDTPKFIIESDATIVAPLVFAMVLGQ, via the coding sequence ATGAACGTAACCAACTTCCTCAAGCACCACTACCGCCACTTCAACGCCGCCGCGCTGATCGACGCGGCAGAGGGCTACAACAAGCACCTCGCTGACGGCGGCAAAATGATGATCACGCTGGCCGGTGCCATGAGCACCGCCGAGATGGGTATTCAATTGGCCGAGCTGATTCGTCAAGATAAAGTGCAGATTATCAGCTGCACAGGTGCTAACCTGGAAGAAGATATTTTCAACCTTGTTGCCCACGATTTTTACGAGCGCGTACCAAACTACCGCGACCTGACGCCCGCCGACGAGCAGGCACTGTTGGAGCGCCACATGAATCGCGTAACCGATACCTGCATCCCCGAGGAAGAGGCCATGCGCCGCCTCGAGCACTCGGTGCTGAAGTTCTGGGAAAAGGCCGATAAGGCCGGCGAGCGTTATTTCCCCCACGAGTTCTTCTACCAAATCCTGAAGTCGGGCGAGTTGGAGCAATACTACCAGATCGATCCCAAAGACTCCTGGATGCTGGCTGCCGCCGAGAAAAACCTGCCGATCATCTGCCCCGGTTGGGAAGATTCCACGCTGGGCAACATCTTCGCTGGCCACGTGATTTCGGGCGATATCAAGAACGTGCACACGGTGCGTACCGGCATCGAGTACATGATCTATCTGGCCGACTGGTACACCCAGCAAGCCACCGATGAGAGCCCAGTAGGTTTCTTCCAGATCGGCGGCGGCATTGCCGGCGACTTCCCCATCTGCGTCGTACCCATGCTGCACCAAGACTTGCAGCGTACTTCGGTGCCGCTGTGGGGCTATTTCTGCCAGATTTCGGACTCGACGACTTCGTATGGTTCGTACTCCGGTGCTGTGCCCAATGAGAAAATCACCTGGGGCAAGCTGGGCCAAGACACGCCTAAGTTCATCATCGAATCGGATGCTACCATTGTAGCGCCGCTGGTATTTGCGATGGTGCTGGGGCAGTAA
- the menD gene encoding 2-succinyl-5-enolpyruvyl-6-hydroxy-3-cyclohexene-1-carboxylic-acid synthase — translation MQAVHNIAEICAQMGITDVVLSPGSRCAPLTIAFARHPRIRVRTVPDERAAAFIGLGLAQTQRRAVALVCTSGTAGLNYAPAVAEAYFQQIPLVVFTADRPPEWIDQLDGQTIRQTDLYGAHAKGTFTFPVDTAHADAKWHSERIVTEAINIAQQFPAGPVQVNIPLREPFYPKEEVHFEKVKVIREEAPVLMLAAAELETIRQTLRQMPRTLVVAGQYHHDEALLLALREFAAAYQVPVVGDVISNLHLPVGASFDVRNVPLGRQDVFMAVPEPGLKAALRPELLITFGQSLISKALKLYLRDSAPQEHWHIQPAGAVADTFRSLTRVIRMEPATFFTALLRPDSQDVTEPALATDFSKRSSMSSAEPLVAAADATRVAAAPVPIGSPRLTWPTAGWALGEEEAKQKAAFLTPWQRAEGWAKGFLNEFFSAKDQPFNEFSAFRKALEFVPDRAALHLANSMVVRYANIIGLPAGRAIEVFANRGTSGIDGCTSTAVGSALANPDRPVVLLTGDVAFFYDRNAFWHNYLALNLRVVLFNNHGGGIFRMIDGPRQQPELEEFFETRQTLTAENTARDFGLNYFTARSFAELESVLPVFFAPGNSQSGAALLEITTDSATNADFFEHYRALVRSSFA, via the coding sequence ATGCAGGCTGTTCATAATATCGCGGAAATCTGCGCCCAGATGGGCATTACGGATGTGGTGCTGTCGCCGGGTTCGCGCTGCGCACCCCTGACGATTGCTTTTGCGCGGCACCCGCGCATCCGAGTGCGCACTGTTCCCGACGAGCGAGCCGCCGCATTCATCGGCCTAGGGCTGGCCCAGACACAGCGCCGGGCCGTGGCGCTGGTATGTACTTCAGGCACAGCCGGTTTGAACTACGCGCCCGCCGTGGCCGAAGCCTACTTTCAACAGATTCCGTTGGTGGTGTTCACCGCCGATCGCCCGCCGGAATGGATCGACCAGCTCGACGGCCAGACCATCCGCCAAACCGATTTGTACGGTGCCCATGCCAAAGGCACCTTTACGTTCCCCGTCGACACCGCGCACGCCGACGCCAAGTGGCATTCCGAACGCATTGTTACTGAAGCCATTAACATAGCCCAGCAATTCCCGGCCGGACCAGTGCAGGTAAATATTCCGTTGCGCGAGCCCTTTTACCCGAAAGAAGAGGTGCACTTCGAAAAGGTAAAGGTGATTCGGGAAGAAGCGCCAGTGCTCATGCTGGCGGCCGCGGAGTTGGAAACCATCCGCCAAACCCTGCGCCAGATGCCGCGGACGCTGGTTGTGGCCGGACAATACCACCACGACGAGGCATTGTTGCTGGCTCTGCGGGAGTTTGCGGCGGCTTATCAGGTGCCTGTGGTGGGCGATGTGATCTCGAATCTGCACTTGCCCGTGGGCGCTAGTTTTGACGTGCGCAATGTTCCCCTGGGTCGCCAGGATGTGTTTATGGCCGTGCCTGAGCCGGGGCTGAAAGCGGCACTGCGCCCGGAACTCCTGATCACCTTCGGGCAGTCATTGATATCAAAAGCCCTGAAGCTCTACCTGCGCGATTCGGCCCCGCAAGAGCATTGGCATATTCAGCCGGCCGGCGCCGTGGCCGACACCTTCCGCTCGCTGACACGCGTAATTCGGATGGAGCCCGCGACGTTTTTTACAGCCTTACTAAGGCCTGACAGTCAAGATGTTACAGAGCCAGCACTCGCTACCGATTTCTCGAAGAGATCAAGTATGAGTTCGGCAGAGCCGTTGGTCGCCGCCGCGGATGCTACCCGCGTGGCCGCAGCACCCGTTCCCATTGGCTCGCCGCGCCTGACTTGGCCAACGGCAGGTTGGGCTCTGGGGGAAGAGGAGGCCAAACAAAAAGCTGCTTTCCTTACGCCTTGGCAACGTGCCGAGGGCTGGGCCAAAGGCTTTCTGAACGAGTTTTTCAGCGCCAAAGACCAGCCCTTCAACGAGTTCTCGGCCTTCCGAAAAGCGCTGGAATTCGTGCCCGACCGCGCGGCGCTGCACCTAGCCAACAGCATGGTCGTGCGTTACGCCAACATCATCGGGCTGCCGGCCGGCCGCGCCATTGAGGTGTTTGCCAACCGTGGCACGAGCGGCATAGACGGCTGCACCAGCACAGCCGTGGGCTCGGCGCTGGCCAACCCCGACCGCCCTGTGGTGCTGCTCACCGGCGACGTAGCATTCTTCTACGATCGTAACGCGTTCTGGCACAACTATTTAGCTCTAAACCTGCGCGTGGTGCTGTTTAACAACCACGGTGGCGGCATTTTTCGCATGATCGACGGGCCGCGGCAACAACCGGAGTTGGAGGAGTTTTTTGAAACGCGCCAAACACTCACGGCCGAGAACACGGCCCGCGATTTTGGCCTGAATTACTTCACGGCCCGCAGCTTTGCCGAACTAGAATCCGTATTACCGGTTTTCTTTGCGCCCGGCAATTCGCAAAGTGGGGCGGCGCTGTTGGAAATCACCACGGACAGCGCCACCAACGCGGACTTTTTCGAGCATTATCGCGCCTTGGTGCGCTCATCTTTCGCTTAA
- a CDS encoding chorismate-binding protein, with translation MSTSSRRAVAWPGPVPAVTDQLRLLAAFALQSGLPVALWRLPNAEHPQLCLSFSAEDAFTGLPPALEPTAPAGFAFFPFHDSDHNPALFLPADVVFSAEHPHELDISDEAHLSLQLSDLLVFISKSDSCDFVSWYVSPQPIPHIADQAEFSELVTKGVEAIEQGAVVKVVPSRAATRPLPPAFDTLEAFEELQRRYPRAFVSLVSAQGIGTWLGATPEVLVEIGEDGRFCTMALAGTQPIVDGLTPQNAIWRQKEIEEQALVARYVVSCFKQLRLREYTETGPRTVAAGELLHLRTDFSVNLRQVPFPTLGTDMLRLLHPTSAVGGMPKQAALTFLHQHEHYDRAYYSGFLGPVNLPQTGVSRLFVNLRCLQVRPTQAILYAGAGLTIDSDPLREWNETELKLRTAGAVLDT, from the coding sequence ATGAGCACTTCTTCCCGACGGGCGGTAGCGTGGCCGGGCCCAGTGCCCGCCGTAACCGACCAACTGCGCTTGCTGGCTGCATTTGCCCTGCAAAGCGGGTTGCCGGTCGCCCTGTGGCGCCTGCCCAACGCCGAACATCCGCAACTGTGCCTGAGCTTTTCGGCCGAAGATGCCTTCACTGGGTTGCCGCCGGCCCTGGAACCCACGGCTCCGGCCGGTTTCGCCTTCTTTCCGTTTCACGACTCCGACCACAATCCGGCGCTGTTTCTGCCCGCCGATGTAGTGTTCAGCGCCGAGCACCCCCACGAACTCGACATCAGCGACGAAGCCCATCTTAGTTTGCAACTATCTGATTTACTGGTATTTATATCAAAATCCGATAGCTGCGATTTTGTGTCGTGGTACGTGAGCCCGCAGCCCATACCGCACATTGCCGACCAAGCCGAGTTTTCGGAGCTAGTGACCAAAGGCGTGGAGGCCATTGAGCAGGGTGCGGTGGTGAAAGTGGTGCCCTCGCGGGCGGCCACGCGGCCCCTACCGCCCGCCTTCGACACGCTGGAAGCCTTCGAGGAATTGCAGCGCCGCTATCCGCGGGCATTTGTGTCGTTGGTGAGTGCGCAAGGCATCGGCACTTGGCTGGGTGCGACGCCGGAGGTGCTGGTGGAAATCGGCGAAGACGGTCGCTTTTGCACGATGGCCCTCGCCGGCACGCAACCCATCGTGGATGGCCTAACACCTCAAAACGCCATTTGGCGGCAAAAAGAAATTGAAGAGCAAGCATTGGTAGCACGTTACGTGGTAAGTTGTTTCAAACAGCTGCGCTTGCGCGAATACACGGAAACCGGTCCGCGCACCGTGGCAGCGGGCGAGCTGCTGCACCTGCGCACCGACTTTTCGGTGAACTTGCGCCAAGTGCCCTTCCCGACCCTGGGCACCGACATGCTGCGTTTGCTGCACCCGACCTCGGCCGTGGGCGGCATGCCCAAGCAAGCGGCCCTCACCTTTCTGCACCAGCACGAGCACTACGACCGCGCCTACTACAGCGGCTTTCTGGGGCCCGTAAACCTGCCGCAAACGGGCGTGTCGCGGCTATTTGTAAACCTTCGCTGCCTGCAAGTGCGGCCCACCCAAGCGATTCTGTACGCCGGCGCCGGCCTCACCATCGACTCCGACCCGCTGCGCGAATGGAACGAAACCGAATTGAAGCTACGCACAGCCGGCGCCGTGCTTGACACATAA